CTAAATCAATTTGTCTTTTACTGATACACACGGAGTCACTTTGTTTCCAACGGATACAGTTTTATAATTGGTCGCACTGATATTCCACTATTCAATTTTACTTTGGCTGCATGAATCAGTCCATCTTTCCCATATGTAAGTTTGTGTATCACACCTAATCTCCACCGCGCACGATGTGTGTCATCATGGATCTGTATCACGTCACCTACTGATATCGTCTGCTTGTTGTTACCTGTCACTTGGTGATACTCGCGCAACGCCGTCAAATACTCGTGGCGCCACCGTTCCTGGAAGTGCTCGATTAGTTCCTTCTGGACCCTGGCTCGTCTAGTAATACTGGAACGGTTGCCAACTGCTGGATCTGATACCGATTCTTTTGGTGCATTCTTTGTCGGTAAACTCTTCACCTGCCGGTCGTATAATAAGTGTGCCGGTGTTAACGGTTGTGGATCTGAATCATCTGACGTCACGTATGTAATCGGTCGATCATTTAGAACAACTTCTACTTCCGTGGTTATCGTCTGAAGTT
This portion of the Mercenaria mercenaria strain notata unplaced genomic scaffold, MADL_Memer_1 contig_2876, whole genome shotgun sequence genome encodes:
- the LOC128552526 gene encoding uncharacterized protein LOC128552526 — its product is MVSGNAATYQAVSSHLRQLFDSQFMEEALNQEGTQRNFIPARAPWYGGWWERLIGLTKITLKKVLGHRCINLEELQTITTEVEVVLNDRPITYVTSDDSDPQPLTPAHLLYDRQVKSLPTKNAPKESVSDPAVGNRSSITRRARVQKELIEHFQERWRHEYLTALREYHQVTGNNKQTISVGDVIQIHDDTHRARWRLGVIHKLTYGKDGLIHAAKVKLNSGISVRPIIKLYPLETK